The genomic segment catgtgtatgACTGTGCATGCTTGTGTACAAAGGGGCCCGATGTCCTCAGAAGAGACTCCTTGAATGCTTTGTTGTTTCAGAATGACCTTCAAATTTCAAATTGCACTTCTTTGTGCAGTATGAACATCAATGTAAAATAGGGcactaaactgtttttttataaatgacaCCAGTGAAGAAGATTAGTCAATGTGGATATTTGAGGAAGGACTAATTTTCATTCTGCCTGGGTCTGAACACTGTTAAAAAAGAGCTTACTTTAGGATCAGACTTAATTAGCCATTATCTTGTTGTACATATTAATTCAGTAACTTTTAGCTTGAGGGTACTGTTTTACTTGTCCACCCCACAATATACATCATCCCATGTGTCAGGTGAACAGTGCACTTTTGGCATAAAATTCTTTGGCCTAGCTTGAGACAAAAGAATGGCACGTGAATTTCTAAATTTAGAGAAGAGGACAATGTGCTTGGCTACTTCATCTCACTATTACCTAGTCTTTTCATGAATATGCTCATACCAGTTTTTGGCCAAGGTCATTTTTAAGAAGAAACTTGTGTATTTGATTTTTGGCTATATTTTAAAGAGCttgctttgaaataaaaccTTAGGTACTTCTGATCCTAGATTAAATctaatgtttttcttgtttcttttcttagcATGTcttataaaaatgacaaatcacGTTTATTTTCTTCAGCTGTCGTGTCACATTGGCTATGTGTATTCATTATGAAGTAGGAAAGCGATGACCTAGAAGTCTCTGAAGCaactaaaagcaaaataaaaaatatctgcGACATCCATCATTGATGTAAACTAAATTTGCTGTATCTAGAAACCTAATTCTTATGATGTGTGGAAgatgtaaatataaatgtctaATTTCTCCTGCCTTGATTTCCTCTTGAATCCATGCATGTTTATATCTCCCTAATTTAGTTGCACTTTAAGAATTTATAGAGGTTGATTGCCTTTCCAGATTTGAGATAAGCTCAACGGActtttcacagcttttattaTCACTGTTAAACAGTACTGTAACTCAGAATCTGTTGGGGGTGTTTTGTTTAAACCTCTTTCACACCAATGGATGACACCACACATCTTACTCACAGCACCCATGCTAAATAGGTCCTTGATAACTGCTGCAAGGCACAAAGCTTGCAGGCTGTAAAACAAGCTCTCTTTTTTGCTCAGGAGAATCCCTTTAGGAACCGCATTGTGGAGTCATTTTCTGAAGATGGACAGGGGAATCTCTCCTTCAATGATTTTGTGGACATGTTTTCAGTTCTGAGTGAAATGGCTCCGCGGGAACTAAAGGCtatatatgcatttaaaatatatggtAAGTCACTTCAATCACTTGATATTGATTGATCAATGCCATGATGATTGCAAGTCACTGTATTCTTAtcaatacaaatttaaaaagttttaaagagagagagaaggttCTCCAAACTGTATATTTTTGCCAGATAGGCTCTCTCGATTTTATATACCAtacaaacaaaattatttttaagtctCACTAATACAGCACCATTTGTAAATAGTTCTCAAAACAAACTCTCATTCGAAACTTTGTCATTTCTTAATGACACAACACGTTAATTTTAAACAGCTAGGACATCACTCTATGGACAGACACAAAGAAATTTGGTCAGAAAAAGAATCTTAGACTTTTCCaccttaaaatatttgtttctagATTTCAACACAGACAATTTCATCTGTAAGGAGGACTTGGAGAAAACATTGAATAAATTGACAAGAGAGGAGCTCACAGCCGAAGAGGTGAATTTAGTGTGTGACAAAGTGATTGAAGAAGCAGATCTAGATGGGGATGGCAAGCTAGCTTTTGCTGATTTTGAAAATATGATTTCCAGGGCTCCTGACTTCTTGAGGTAAGCACAAACACTTTATTCATATCTAAACTGGTGTGGATGCTAATGTGGATATAGCTATTCCTGTGTCACTTAGTGCAGCAAAATCATCTTTTTAAGACTTAGCTATTCTAAGTAATTGAGTGTCAATTTACAAAGTAAAAGAGTCTTCCCTTCCTTGTTTCTAGCTCTAAGAGAGGCTCTTTTTCTTACAACAATTTTTCTGTTCTAGCAGACCAGAATCACAGTATCTAGTAGTTTTTATCCTTTGCAGTTTATCCTTTTTTATCCTTTGCTTCCATCCTTTGTTTTGTGTATTCTGTGTAATACACTATTGAAGTTTGAGTTGTTATCTCTAAATAAATCAGAGCTTTTGGGAAAGCTATCTTCTTCTCCAGGCTTATTtctagatgtactgtactagtCATCAGATTAATGTGC from the Lepisosteus oculatus isolate fLepOcu1 chromosome 5, fLepOcu1.hap2, whole genome shotgun sequence genome contains:
- the cib2 gene encoding calcium and integrin-binding family member 2 isoform X2, whose protein sequence is MGNKQTIFTDEQLDAYQDCTFFTRKEILRLHGRYHELAPNLVPMDYTNDPDVKLPLQLIINMPELKNPFRNRIVESFSEDGQGNLSFNDFVDMFSVLSEMAPRELKAIYAFKIYDFNTDNFICKEDLEKTLNKLTREELTAEEVNLVCDKVIEEADLDGDGKLAFADFENMISRAPDFLSTFHIRI
- the cib2 gene encoding calcium and integrin-binding family member 2 isoform X1, whose protein sequence is MGNKQTIFTDEQLDAYQDCTFFTRKEILRLHGRYHELAPNLVPMDYTNDPDVKLPLQLIINMPELKENPFRNRIVESFSEDGQGNLSFNDFVDMFSVLSEMAPRELKAIYAFKIYDFNTDNFICKEDLEKTLNKLTREELTAEEVNLVCDKVIEEADLDGDGKLAFADFENMISRAPDFLSTFHIRI